The proteins below come from a single Eremothecium sinecaudum strain ATCC 58844 chromosome II, complete sequence genomic window:
- the PEF1 gene encoding Pef1p (Syntenic homolog of Ashbya gossypii AFR570W; Syntenic homolog of Saccharomyces cerevisiae YGR058W (PEF1)), with protein MCARKLKYSSGDELPLFATPVEAMREGTRQEDRRRRQMEYQAPKYGGMAISPQPTANQPGVGSNIQKQRLHMQGNGSAMDYHDQQPYQQGGHQFKMNSQPQYGIPPQQHQRMQAAQTPQYSNQGGRTQSQPQSSPYVHPPHDVYSHTQPPRQQVHSQPQSYPQAQQQSFGHGSHQNRQYPHPQSQPYPNAPQGQRLAPAHNGNGQYAMPPQQVSRPTGVPQQPQSMPPSQQHLQPPPTHSPMLHPSSAQQFQAQSQSHSPMMHPSSAQHYALPSHSNPGSFVNLPSATPSNASGPGGPTSSTEDQDAVVAKRLFQNHDSRKLERLTAEELQNILQNDDNTQFCMSSVNALINLFGASRFGTVNLPEFTSLYKRVKKWRMVYVDNDINGSFTISVTEFHNSLQELGYLIPFEVADKLFQQYSEYMNNNKHTKELKFDKFVEALVWLMRLTKTFRTYDTRQDGVATIHFKDFIETSLYLGKFLPR; from the exons ATGTGTGCAAGGAAACTAAAGTATTCTTCAGGTGACGAGCTACCA TTGTTTGCTACCCCTGTTGAAGCGATGCGGGAAGGAACACGTCAGGAAGATCGTAGAAGGAGGCAGATGGAATACCAAGCTCCCAAATATGGAGGGATGGCAATTTCTCCGCAACCTACAGCTAACCAGCCTGGCGTCGGTAGTAATATTCAGAAACAAAGATTACATATGCAAGGAAATGGAAGTGCTATGGATTATCATGACCAACAACCTTACCAGCAAGGAGGCCACCAGTTCAAAATGAACTCGCAACCTCAGTATGGAATACCACCACAACAGCACCAGCGTATGCAGGCAGCGCAAACCCCTCAGTATTCTAATCAAGGTGGTCGTACACAGTCACAACCTCAATCATCACCATATGTACACCCACCTCATGATGTTTACTCACATACACAACCACCACGCCAGCAGGTTCATTCACAGCCTCAAAGCTATCCACAGGCGCAGCAACAGTCGTTTGGACATGGTAGCCATCAGAACAGGCAGTATCCTCATCCGCAGTCACAGCCATATCCTAATGCGCCTCAAGGACAGCGCCTAGCACCCGCTCATAATGGAAATGGGCAGTATGCCATGCCACCACAACAGGTTTCTCGTCCTACAGGGGTTCCACAGCAGCCTCAGTCCATGCCTCCTTCGCAGCAGCACCTACAGCCACCGCCTACACACTCTCCAATGTTACATCCATCTTCTGCGCAACAGTTCCAGGCGCAGTCGCAGAGTCACTCTCCAATGATGCATCCATCTTCAGCACAGCATTACGCTTTACCATCTCATAGTAATCCAGGAAGTTTTGTTAACCTCCCATCCGCTACTCCAAGTAACGCTTCTGGTCCAGGAGGACCAACTTCTTCTACGGAGGACCAGGATGCAGTTGTTGCCAAAAGATTGTTTCAAAATCACGATTCCCGTAAGCTTGAGCGTTTGACCGCAGAGGAATTACAAAATATATTGCAGAATGATGACAATACCCAGTTCTGTATGAGTTCCGTGAATGCTCTCATTAATCTTTTTGGTGCATCGAGATTTGGTACTGTTAATTTACCCGAATTCACCTCGCTTTACAAAAGAGTAAAGAAATGGCGAATGGTATATGTTGATAATGACATAAATGGGTCCTTTACCATTTCGGTAACAGAGTTCCATAACTCACTTCAAGAGCTTGGGTACTTAATCCCTTTTGAGGTAGCCGATAAGCTATTCCAACAATACTCTGAGTATATGAATAACAACAAACATACTAAGGAACTTAAGTTTGATAAATTTGTTGAGGCATTAGTATGGTTAATGAGATTGACAAAGACTTTCAGGACGTACGATACACGTCAGGATGGAGTCGCTACTATCCACTTTAAAGATTTTATAGAAACGTCCTTATATCTAGGAAAGTTTTTGCCGAGGTGA
- the ERG25 gene encoding methylsterol monooxygenase (Syntenic homolog of Ashbya gossypii AFR572W; Syntenic homolog of Saccharomyces cerevisiae YGR060W (ERG25)): MSSTFANSTISALVGQGQGLSFNDILSNIRSVQPHLNLLEQYWATWYTYMDNDVLATGLMFFVLHETMYFSRSLPWLIIDQIPYFRKYKLQPTKIPSAKEQWHCLKSVLLSHFLVEAIPIWTFHPMCEKLGITVEVPFPSWKKSVAEIALFFVLEDTWHYWAHRLFHYGVFYKYIHKQHHRYAAPFGLCAEYAHPAETLTLGFGTVGMPILYVLYTGHLHLFTLCMWITLRLFQAIDSHSGYDFPWSLNKFLPFWAGAEHHDLHHHYFIGNYASSFRWWDYAFDTESGMEAKTTREERMKKRAELKAKKVN; the protein is encoded by the coding sequence ATGTCGTCAACTTTTGCGAACTCTACAATTTCTGCTTTGGTTGGTCAGGGTCAAGGTTTAAGttttaatgatattttATCGAATATCAGGTCGGTTCAACCGCATTTGAATTTATTAGAACAGTACTGGGCCACTTGGTACACGTATATGGATAATGACGTGCTTGCCACTGGGTTGATGTTTTTTGTTTTACACGAAACAATGTATTTTAGTAGATCATTACCATGGCTGATTATTGATCAAATTCCGTACTTTAGAAAATATAAGTTGCAGCCTACGAAGATTCCCTCTGCGAAAGAACAGTGGCACTGCTTGAAATCCGTTTTACTTTCGCACTTTTTGGTTGAGGCTATTCCTATTTGGACCTTTCACCCTATGTGCGAAAAGTTAGGGATTACTGTGGAAGTTCCCTTCCCTTCATGGAAGAAATCTGTTGCTGAGATTGCATTATTCTTTGTTTTAGAGGACACTTGGCACTACTGGGCCCACCGTTTGTTCCACTACGGTGTGTTCTACAAGTATATTCACAAGCAACATCATCGGTATGCGGCGCCTTTTGGTTTGTGCGCTGAGTACGCTCATCCCGCTGAGACGCTAACGCTTGGCTTCGGTACTGTTGGAATGCCTATATTATATGTTTTATACACTGGACACTTGCACTTATTTACTTTGTGTATGTGGATTACCCTTAGATTGTTCCAGGCTATTGATTCACACTCTGGTTATGACTTCCCATGGTCTCTAAACAAATTCTTGCCCTTCTGGGCTGGTGCGGAACACCATGACTTACACCACCACTACTTTATCGGTAATTACGCTTCTTCTTTCAGGTGGTGGGATTATGCATTTGATACTGAATCTGGGATGGAGGCCAAAACTACTAGAGAAGAAagaatgaagaagagaGCTGAACTTAAGGCGAAAAAGGTTAATTGA
- the ADE6 gene encoding phosphoribosylformylglycinamidine synthase (Syntenic homolog of Ashbya gossypii AFR573C; Syntenic homolog of Saccharomyces cerevisiae YGR061C (ADE6)) — protein sequence MTVKIIPGPQALSPFRVDNLVKGLEIYCERSAFIQDIRSCYLHYVEVKQELGDAESELLDALLKYDSPLDMSDNLNQLMADALVNNKEGSLGDDTYLIRIVPRPGTISPWSSKATNIAEVCNLKEFVGRLERGFALLVKTVPGFPLSEVLNDVSLKSCYDRMTQVLYINECPSTDAMFSHDQPKPLVHVPLVAPNVSPSELLAKANTELGLALDEGEIKYLVQAFVEIMHRNPTDVELFMFAQVNSEHCRHKIFNADWTIDGEKKPMSLFKMIKNTHEQVPDYTISAYSDNAAVLDGHDAYYYAPDFTTKEWTAIKERVAMLIKVETHNHPTAVSPFPGAATGSGGEIRDEGATGRGSKSKCGLSGYSVSDLLIPGKTQPWELDVGKPSHIASALNIMIEAPLGSAAFNNEFGRPCINGYFRTLTTKVTNADGEEEVRGFHKPIMIAGGFGAVRPQFALKNKPITPGSALIVLGGQSMLIGLGGGAASSIAAGEGSADLDFASVQRGNPEMERRCQQVIDACVSLDGANPIQSIHDVGAGGLSNALPELVHDNDLGAIIDIRNVLSLESGMSPMEIWCNESQERYVLGVSQEDLETFKAICERERAPYSVVGQATSEERLIVTDSLLNTTPIDLEMHILFGKPPKMSRNTVTENLILPAPQLNVIPSLNDAIDRVLHLPSVGSKSFLITIGDRTVTGLIDRDQFVGPWQVPVADVGVTATSLGESIISSGEAMAMGERPQNALINAGASAKLAVAESLLNILAADVRSLKQVKLSANWMSPASHRGEGAKLYEAVQAIGMDLCPALGVSIPVGKDSMSMKMKWGDKTVTAPLSLNITSFAPVSNTSKTWTPLLRRVDETVLVLVDLAANIEKSMGGSALLQVYNQVGNTSPTVHNNDIFRGFLHALIELHETNIVQAYHDRSDGGLLVTLLEMAFASRCGLEILPNISAEDSASLLVSLFNEELGAVFQISKTDVEQFKNILHRNGVPQDFVSVVGIPVFESQSITIIDKTGVRLYESTRADLQKAWSFTSYEMQKLRDNPVTSEQEYSLIAENNDPGIQYQLTYNPLDSVKINELSAIRPKVAILREQGVNGQMEMAWCFQQAGFQAIDVTMTDLIEGRFHLDDFTGLAACGGFSYGDVLGAAAGWAKSVLYNKSMRKQFETFFQERTDTFAFGACNGCQFLSRLKDIIPGCEDWPSFERNESEQYEARVCMVEIVENKDAAAESVFLNRMVGSKLPIAVAHGEGRATFKNEKQLASFESQGLTSVRYVDNYGNVTTKFPLNPNGSVNGITGIRSPNGRVLAMMPHPERVCRIEANSWYPEGKFDEWQGFGPWIELFRSARSWVG from the coding sequence ATGACTGTGAAGATTATTCCAGGTCCTCAAGCTCTTTCCCCATTCAGGGTGGATAACTTGGTGAAAGGATTGGAAATCTACTGCGAACGGTCAGCCTTTATTCAAGACATCCGTTCTTGTTATCTACACTATGTGGAGGTTAAGCAAGAACTTGGGGACGCTGAATCTGAACTCCTAGATGCTTTGTTAAAATATGATTCTCCGTTAGATATGAGTGATAATTTAAATCAGTTGATGGCCGATGCCTTGGTTAATAATAAAGAGGGTTCTTTAGGTGACGACACTTATTTGATTAGAATTGTGCCCCGTCCAGGAACAATTTCACCATGGTCATCTAAGGCTACGAATATTGCTGAGGTTTGCAACTTGAAGGAGTTCGTTGGTCGCTTGGAAAGAGGCTTCGCTTTGTTGGTGAAAACCGTTCCAGGCTTTCCATTGTCCGAAGTTTTGAATGATGTTTCGTTGAAATCATGTTACGATAGGATGACGCAGGTGTTATATATTAACGAGTGTCCATCAACCGATGCGATGTTTTCACACGACCAGCCCAAGCCTCTAGTTCATGTTCCATTAGTTGCTCCTAATGTGTCACCATCTGAGCTACTTGCAAAGGCTAACACAGAGTTAGGCCTTGCTTTAGACGAAGGTGAAATCAAGTACCTGGTGCAGGCTTTTGTCGAAATCATGCACAGGAACCCAACTGATGTTGAGTTATTTATGTTTGCTCAAGTCAACTCTGAGCACTGTCGTCACAAGATCTTCAACGCTGATTGGACGATAGATGGCGAAAAGAAGCCCATGTCTTTGTTTAAAATGATTAAGAACACTCATGAGCAGGTACCAGATTACACTATATCTGCCTATTCTGATAATGCAGCAGTTCTGGACGGCCACGATGCTTACTACTATGCTCCAGACTTTACTACCAAGGAATGGACGGCTATCAAGGAAAGAGTCGCTATGTTAATTAAGGTTGAAACACATAACCACCCAACAGCAGTTTCCCCATTCCCAGGTGCTGCTACAGGATCTGGTGGTGAAATTAGAGATGAGGGAGCCACTGGTAGAGGTTCCAAATCCAAGTGCGGCCTTTCTGGATATTCTGTTAGTGACCTACTTATCCCAGGAAAGACCCAGCCTTGGGAATTGGACGTGGGAAAGCCATCTCACATTGCGTCAGCTTTGAACATCATGATTGAAGCTCCGTTAGGTTCAGCGGCTTTCAATAATGAGTTTGGTAGACCATGTATAAATGGTTATTTCAGGACTTTAACCACTAAAGTTACTAACGCTGACGGCGAGGAAGAGGTTAGAGGTTTCCATAAGCCAATTATGATTGCCGGTGGTTTTGGTGCTGTAAGGCCCCAATTTGCCTTGAAGAATAAGCCAATTACCCCAGGCTCCGCATTGATTGTTCTTGGAGGACAATCAATGTTGATTGGATTGGGCGGTGGTGCCgcttcttcaattgctGCAGGTGAAGGTTCTGCTGATCTTGATTTTGCATCTGTTCAAAGAGGAAATCCTGAAATGGAAAGACGTTGTCAGCAAGTTATTGATGCCTGTGTTTCTCTTGACGGCGCTAACCCTATTCAATCCATTCATGATGTTGGCGCCGGCGGACTTTCAAATGCTTTACCGGAATTAGTTCATGACAATGACCTAGGTGCTATAATTGACATTAGAAACGTTCTCTCTTTGGAATCAGGAATGTCTCCAATGGAGATATGGTGTAACGAGTCTCAAGAACGTTACGTTCTGggagtttcacaagaaGATCTAGAAACATTCAAAGCAATTTGTGAAAGAGAAAGAGCGCCATACTCAGTAGTTGGCCAAGCTACCTCCGAGGAGAGGTTGATTGTCACCGATTCACTGCTAAATACAACACCTATTGATTTGGAAATGCATATATTATTTGGAAAGCCTCCAAAGATGTCAAGAAACACTGTAACTGAGAATTTAATATTACCAGCTCCACAATTAAATGTAATTCCATCTTTGAATGATGCTATTGACCGTGTTCTCCATTTACCATCTGTTGGTTCGAAGTCATTTTTAATTACAATTGGCGATAGAACAGTTACTGGTTTGATTGATCGTGACCAATTCGTTGGACCATGGCAAGTACCTGTTGCAGATGTTGGTGTAACTGCTACTTCACTAGGTGAATCTATTATTTCCTCTGGTGAGGCTATGGCAATGGGAGAAAGACCGCAAAATGCATTGATCAACGCTGGTGCATCAGCAAAGCTGGCGGTTGCCGAATCATTGTTGAATATATTAGCCGCTGACGTAAGATCCTTAAAGCAAGTTAAACTCTCTGCAAATTGGATGTCTCCAGCCTCACACCGTGGTGAGGGTGCTAAGTTATATGAAGCAGTCCAGGCTATTGGTATGGATCTATGTCCAGCATTGGGTGTCTCCATTCCAGTCGGGAAAGACTCAATGTCAATGAAGATGAAGTGGGGTGATAAAACAGTTACTGCCCCATTATCTTTGAACATTACCTCGTTTGCCCCTGTTTCTAATACATCTAAAACTTGGACACCATTACTACGTCGTGTAGACGAAACGGTATTGGTATTAGTCGATCTCGCTGCAAACATAGAAAAATCTATGGGTGGGTCGGCTTTGTTACAAGTTTATAACCAGGTTGGAAACACTTCTCCTACTGTGCATAACAATGACATCTTCAGGGGTTTCTTGCATGCTTTGATAGAATTACATGAAACTAATATTGTGCAAGCATACCACGACAGGTCTGATGGTGGGTTGTTAGTGACACTGCTAGAAATGGCGTTTGCGTCCAGATGTGGCTTGGAGATTTTACCAAACATCAGCGCAGAAGACAGTGCGTCACTTTTAGTATCTTTATTCAATGAAGAGTTAGGTGCTGTTTTCCAAATATCCAAGACGGATGTTGAACAGTTTAAGAACATTTTGCATAGAAATGGCGTACCTCAAGACTTTGTATCAGTCGTTGGTATTCCAGTCTTTGAATCTCAATCAATCACCATTATTGATAAAACTGGTGTAAGATTATATGAAAGCACTAGAGCTGATCTACAAAAGGCATGGTCATTTACTTCATACGAAATGCAGAAATTGAGAGACAATCCAGTTACATCAGAACAAGAATATTCTTTAATTGCCGAAAATAACGACCCTGGTATCCAATATCAGTTGACATATAACCCATTAGATTCCGTAAAGATCAACGAGTTGTCTGCTATTAGACCAAAGGTTGCTATCTTGAGAGAGCAGGGTGTTAATGGTCAAATGGAAATGGCTTGGTGTTTCCAACAAGCTGGATTCCAAGCTATTGATGTCACAATGACAGATTTGATTGAAGGAAGATTCCACTTGGATGATTTTACTGGTTTGGCAGCTTGTGGTGGGTTCTCATACGGTGATGTTTTGGGTGCCGCTGCTGGTTGGGCAAAGTCCGTGTTGTACAACAAAAGCATGCGCAAGCAATTTGAAACATTTTTCCAGGAAAGGACAGATACATTTGCCTTTGGTGCATGCAATGGTTGTCAGTTCCTCTCCAGGTTAAAAGATATTATTCCAGGCTGTGAAGACTGGCCTAGTTTTGAAAGAAACGAAAGTGAGCAATACGAAGCCCGTGTTTGTATGGTCGAGATAGTGGAAAATAAAGATGCCGCTGCAGAAAGTGTGTTCTTAAACCGTATGGTGGGTTCGAAGCTACCAATTGCAGTTGCTCACGGTGAAGGTCGTGCTACTTTCAAGAATGAAAAGCAATTAGCATCTTTTGAGAGCCAAGGTCTAACTAGTGTGAGATACGTTGACAATTATGGAAATGTAACCACCAAATTCCCTCTAAATCCTAACGGTTCTGTGAACGGTATAACCGGTATCAGATCACCAAACGGTAGAGTTTTGGCTATGATGCCACACCCTGAACGTGTCTGTAGAATAGAGGCTAATTCTTGGTACCCAGAAGGCAAGTTTGATGAATGGCAAGGTTTTGGACCATGGATCGAGCTATTCAGATCGGCCAGAAGTTGGGTAGGTTAG
- the SPR3 gene encoding septin SPR3 (Syntenic homolog of Ashbya gossypii AFR571W; Syntenic homolog of Saccharomyces cerevisiae YGR059W (SPR3)), giving the protein MSDTFGTMSGESFDDDTQNYSNSDVTSSNTEHQTNAHSQSLLFPSDSLPSQSLSNVSHMQLNLDQDENNTSLGYFKANDKDSDGRENETASSQMDQYLDDVFFQGEEAQLQNNINQPKQNKLVDKKPINSKYKVGIERLPLQREFVTAKKGGHFTIMVVGQTGLGKTTFVNTLFRTSLLPSVWDTLESASANVFFKKTTRIIRHQALIEENNIKLKLTVIDTPGFGDNINNSFAWSPIISYIDEQFRSYIFQEEQPNRKNLGDNRIHCCLYFLNPSNKGISPLDIEAMQEISKRVNLIPVIAKADSLGKNSMNVFKEEVKKIINAQGIRVCAFLDENDPDSQTVIREAPFTLVCCDSYVLKPNGERVRGRKYKWGVAEIENEKHSDFCLLRDILMSRNMVDLVISSEKYYETCRSHMLMTRINQAKDGLAAETSEDNVILRNMNYEDPDANGLQNYKCYQIYNKQYMDELIIEWSPEFIHKQWEAKKRFNEIVHMEEKKFKDWKRALMFKQTNFNTEIEDLHNRVKNLQIDCEELESILLQSGGGNTAGLNSKRLSKHDLLP; this is encoded by the coding sequence ATGAGTGATACATTCGGTACTATGAGCGGTGAATCATTTGATGATGACACCCAAAACTACTCTAATTCAGATGTCACTTCTTCTAATACTGAGCATCAAACAAATGCACATAGCCAAAGCTTGCTTTTTCCATCTGATAGCCTTCCTTCACAATCACTTTCTAATGTTTCTCATATGCAACTAAATCTAGACCAAGATGAAAATAATACCAGCCTAGGCTATTTTAAAGCTAATGATAAAGATTCAGACGGTAGAGAAAATGAAACAGCATCGTCACAGATGGATCAATATCTTGATGATGTATTTTTTCAAGGTGAGGAAGCGCAATTGCAGAATAATATTAATCAACCCAAACAAAACAAATTGGTGGATAAAAAACCAATTAATTCTAAGTATAAGGTGGGTATAGAACGTTTACCATTGCAAAGAGAATTTGTTACTGCTAAGAAGGGCGGACATTTCACGATTATGGTGGTCGGACAAACCGGATTAGGTAAGACGACTTTTGTAAACACATTGTTTCGGACGTCATTACTACCTAGTGTCTGGGACACCTTGGAGAGCGCTAGTGCCAACGTCTTCTTCAAGAAGACCACCAGAATTATCCGCCACCAGGCATTGATTGAAGagaataatattaaattaAAACTTACGGTGATTGACACGCCAGGCTTCGGAGACAATATTAACAACTCCTTCGCCTGGTCACCCATCATTAGTTATATTGATGAGCAATTTAGATCCTACATTTTCCAAGAGGAGCAACCTAACAGAAAGAACCTCGGCGACAATCGGATCCATTGCTGTTTATATTTTTTGAACCCATCTAACAAAGGAATCTCACCTTTGGATATAGAGGCAATGCAGGAGATTTCAAAGCGTGTCAACTTAATCCCTGTCATTGCCAAGGCTGACTCCCTTGGAAAAAACAGCATGAACGTCTTCAAGGAAGAAGTCAAAAAGATTATTAATGCTCAGGGGATACGGGTTTGCGCTTTCCTCGATGAAAACGACCCCGACAGCCAAACCGTCATCAGAGAAGCACCATTCACCTTAGTCTGCTGCGACAGCTACGTCCTGAAGCCCAATGGAGAGCGTGTTCGCGGCAGAAAATACAAGTGGGGTGTAGCTGAGATAGAAAACGAAAAACACTCCGACTTTTGTCTATTACGGGACATTCTTATGTCGCGTAATATGGTGGACTTAGTTATCAGCAGTGAAAAATACTACGAAACATGCCGTTCCCACATGTTGATGACTCGAATAAACCAAGCAAAAGACGGACTAGCCGCCGAAACCAGCGAAGACAATGTGATATTGAGAAACATGAATTACGAAGACCCTGACGCCAACGGTTTACAGAACTACAAATGTTATCAGATATATAACAAACAGTACATGGACGAGTTGATCATCGAGTGGTCCCCAGAATTTATCCACAAACAATGGGAGGCCAAGAAGAGATTCAATGAAATAGTCCATATGGAAGAAAAGAAGTTTAAGGACTGGAAGCGGGCATTGATGTTCAAGCAGACTAACTTCAACACCGAAATCGAGGACTTACATAATCGCGTCAAGAACCTACAGATCGACTGCGAAGAATTGGAATCAATCCTTCTACAATCTGGTGGGGGTAACACTGCAGGGCTAAATAGCAAGCGCTTGAGCAAGCACGACTTACTTCCATGA